The Paenibacillus beijingensis nucleotide sequence CTGTTCTGGAGACCTTTGCCAAAAAATCGGCGAGCTCGCTCCCTTGATTGGGAGTTGCAATCAAAATGCACTTGTTCACTCTGTCCAGGTGCTTCGTATCCGACAGAAACTTGCGAATGACCAATCCGCCGCTGCTGTGACCGACCAAGCTTATTTTTTCACCGGTCTTTAATGCAGGGACGAGCCCGTCAAATATTCCCTCCAAAACAACCGCGCAATGCTCGATGCTCTTAAACGTCAGCGGCAAATCAATCGGCATGCATGCAAAATGGTGACGGGATAAATTCGCCTGCAGCTCCATCATATCTTTTTTATTTTTGCTGAACCCGTGCAGTAACATGACTTTATGCCCCGATCCTTCAATCTCCATCGGCATCTCCTCGGATTTGAGATGTGTTCAACTATTATTGTATCTGAAAATACAATTTTTTGCTGCTCAATGGTTCTTCGTCCAGTTTGTGAACAGCTCCTTGTTACGGATATACAGCTGTTTGAATAGTCCGTAGTAATGGTCGTACAGCTCTTGATGCCGCTGATCGGGCTCATAATACCGCTCCTCCAGGGCTACCGCCTGATTGCACCCTTCGCTT carries:
- a CDS encoding alpha/beta fold hydrolase, with translation MEIEGSGHKVMLLHGFSKNKKDMMELQANLSRHHFACMPIDLPLTFKSIEHCAVVLEGIFDGLVPALKTGEKISLVGHSSGGLVIRKFLSDTKHLDRVNKCILIATPNQGSELADFLAKVSRTGVKIFKTLESIRGKSVRHLNMKETDVKVGVIAGNNSNLLLGKLLKGDNDGRVTVESVYFDGMYDFIVLPYGHKDIHYRKETADLIRKFIASSKFKL